From the Prunus dulcis chromosome 4, ALMONDv2, whole genome shotgun sequence genome, one window contains:
- the LOC117624911 gene encoding release factor glutamine methyltransferase, translating to MKLSFSPKLSTFLKPSSVTNLHRSFCSSSISSPPPTSLKPQTPLFLKPPIHSAASSDLQKWHDWAKSLASSVGSTFVDLDNGPDSTLLCREIKWLMKDAIEEESEGMENNQRSIRLRVALEELYMLWKQRVEERRPFQYVVGCEHWRDLVLCVQEGVLIPRPETELIVDLVGDVVLGNEGLREGLWADLGTGSGVIAIGIGRILGTGGRVIATDLSPAAIEVAGFNVQRYGLQDVVELRQGSWLEPLKDMEGKLAGLVSNPPYIPSDDISGLQAEVGRHEPKVALDGGINGMDDLLHICKGAASMLKPGGFFAFETNGEKQCKHLVEYMENDAGGSFCNLKIVPDFAGIHRFVTGFHK from the exons ATGAAGCTAAGCTTCAGTCCAAAACTCTCAACATTCCTTAAACCATCTTCTGTCACTAACCTCCATCGCTCCTTTTGCTCTTCTTCAatatcatcaccaccacccaCTTCACTCAAACCTCAAACCCCTCTCTTTCTGAAGCCACCCATACACTCAGCCGCCTCCTCAGACCTCCAGAAATGGCATGACTGGGCCAAAAGTCTCGCTTCCTCTGTTGGGTCAACGTTTGTGGACTTGGACAATGGCCCAGACTCAACCCTTTTGTGCAGAGAGATCAAATGGCTCATGAAGGACGCAATCGAAGAAGAATCAGAAGGTATGGAAAACAACCAGAGAAGCATTAGGCTAAGGGTGGCCCTGGAGGAGCTTTACATGTTATGGAAGCAGAGGGTTGAAGAGAGGAGGCCATTCCAGTATGTTGTTGGGTGTGAGCATTGGAGGGACTTGGTGCTTTGTGTTCAAGAAGGGGTTCTAATTCCAAGGCCTGAGACTGAGCTCattgttgatttggtgggTGATGTGGTTTTGGGTAATGAAGGGTTAAGAGAGGGTCTGTGGGCTGATTTGGGGACTGGGAGTGGTGTAATTGCTATTGGGATTGGGAGGATTTTGGGGACTGGTGGGAGAGTCATTGCAACTGATTTGAGTCCTGCAGCAATTGAGGTGGCAGGTTTTAATGTGCAGAGGTATGGTTTACAG GATGTAGTGGAGCTAAGGCAAGGATCTTGGCTTGAACCATTAAAGGATATGGAAGGTAAACTCGCAGGTCTTGTAAGTAATCCACCATACATACCAAGTGACGATATCTCAGGGCTTCAAGCTGAAGTTGGACGACATGAACCCAAAGTTGCATTGGATGGCGGTATCAATGGCATGGATGATCTTTTACATATTTGCAAAGGGGCTGCTTCTATGTTGAAACCTGGTGgattttttgcttttgag ACAAATGGGGAGAAGCAGTGCAAACATCTTGTAGAGTACATGGAAAATGATGCTGGAGGCAGCTTTTGTAATTTGAAAATAGTTCCTGATTTTGCTGGTATTCATAGATTTGTTACAGGATTCCACAAGTGA